In the Aeromicrobium fastidiosum genome, CGACCGCGGTCGAGATGGGGGCGCGGGACGGGTCGAGCTTGCGCACCTGGTTGGCCGGCAGCACGCCGTGGGTCTGCCAGCCGAGGCCGCACAGCACGATGTCGCCGGGCACCAGCGACGGATCGCGCGACTCGACGACCTCGGCGACGGTGCCGCCCTCCATGACGGCGCCGACCTCGACGGGCGCGGCGTACGACTTGGCGTCGTTCATGCGTCCGCGCATGTAGGGGTCGAGCGACAGGTAGATCGTGCGGAGCAGCACCTCGCCGTCGGCGGGCTGCGGCACGGGTGCCGTCTCGATCGTGAAGTTCTCGGCGGTGGGCTCGCCGTGGGGACGAGAGGCGAGCAGGACGCGGGTGTTCAGCGTGGTGTCAGTCATCGCTCTCGACAGTACCCACCGGTCCTCGCGCGGGCCGGTGCGGGCGACACTGGGGGCATGACTCAGAACAGGGCGTTCTGGCGCTCGATCGAGGCAGTTCACGACGTCGTCTACTTCGCGCCCGATGCGAAGCAGCGCTACGAGGCCCTCGGCCTGAAGGGCTACTGGATGGGCTACGTGGCGTCGCGGTCGGCCGCGCTCGGCACACCGTCGCCGACGACCGTCACGGCCCTGTTCCACGGCTTCGCCCCGGCGCTGGTCCGGCGGGCGCTGCCGGACGCCTGGGAGCGTGCGACGCCGGCGGACGTCCTGGAGGCCCGGCTGACGATCGCCCGCGACGCCTTGGCTCCTGTCCTGGACGGGGTCGACGTCGACCGGGTGGCCCGCGAGCTCGAGCAGGTCGTCGCGGGCCTCGACTTCGCCGGCAAGCCGCTCGCCGCGGCGCACGCCGACGTCCCCGCGCCGGGCGACGAGGTCGGACGCCTCTGGCACGCGGCGACGGTCGTGCGGGAGTACCGCGGCGACTGCCACGTCGCGGTGCTGACCGCCGCCGGGCTCGACGGTGCCTCCGCCAACGCCCTGGCCGTCGCGGCGGGGCTCGCCCCGGCCGAGCAGCGCACCGTCCGGGGCTGGACCGAGGAGGAGTGGGACGACGCGGTCAGCCGCCTCGGCACCCGCGGCTGGGTCGACTCGACCGGCGCGCTGACCGACACCGGACGGTCGGCGCGCGCCCAGATCGAGGACACCACGGACCGGGTCTGCGCCGCGGGCCTCGACCGTCACGCGACGGGACGTGCCATCACGGTCGAGGCGGCGCTGACCGGCATCGCCCGCAACCTCGACCACGCCGGTGCCGTGCCGTATCCCAACCCCACCGCCGTCCCCCGCCCCTGACGGTGGGCCACACTGGCGGGGTGACCCTCCGCAGAAGCTTCTGGCACGCCGTCGAGACCATCCACCACGTCGTCTATTTCAGCCCCGACGCCAAGGCCGCCTTCGAGGCCGTCGGGCTCAAGGGCTCCTGGATGGGCTACTTCGCGTCGCGCTCGGTCGCGCTCGGGACCCCGCCGCCCGAGGTCGTCGTCGCGACGTTCCACGGCTTCGCGCCACGCATGGTGCACCGCGCCCTGCCCTCCGCGTGGCAGCTCGCCTCCCGCGACGACATCCTCGCGGCCCGTCTCGACCTGGCCCGGTCGACGATCGCGCCCGGCTTCGAGGGCGTCGACGTCGCCGAGCTGGCCCGGGGCCTACAGGCCGGGCTGGCCGGCCTCGACCTCGCCGGACGCCCCCTCGCCGCGGGTCACCGCGCACTCCCCGTGCCCGACGACGATCTCGCTGCCGTGTGGCACGCCGCCTCGACGCTGCGCGAGTTCCGCGGCGACTCGCACCTCGCGGTGCTGACGGCCGCCGGCATCGACGGAGCCGCGGCCAACGTGCTCGCGGTCGCGGCCGGCATGGCCATGGACGGCCAGCAGCAGCTGCGCGGATGGACCGACGAGGAGTGGGCTGCGGGTGCCGACCGCCTGCGCTCGCGCGGCTGGATCGGCGACGACGACTCCATCACGGAGGCCGGCATCATCGCCCGCACCCAGATCGAGACCGACACCGACCACGCCACGGCCGCCGGCATCAGCGCCGAGGCCGTCGAGCACTTCTCGTCGGTGGCCGCGCTGGCCGTGCAGGCGTCCAAGCAGATCGTCGCCGCGGGGATCGACCCGACGGGTCACTGACGCGCAGCCTCAAGATGTGGTCAGCGGCCCGTCCAGACCGGCTCGCGTCCCTCCGCGAACGCCGTGACGCCCTCGCGCGAGTCGGCGGACATGATGACGGGCGAGGCCATGACGCTCTGTTGCTGAAAGGCCTCGTCCAGCTCCCAGCCCGGTGCCTCGTCGACCATCCGCTTGCCGACCGCGACGCTGAGCGGCGCGTTGGCGGCGATGCGGCGGGCCAGGTCGAGGGCGACGTCCAGCGTGGTGCCGGGTGCGACGACACGGTTGACCAGGCCCAGCTCGGCGAGACGCGACGCCGGCATGGGCTCACCGGTCAGCGTCAGCTCCATCGCGATGTTGCGGGGCAGACGGTCGCGCAGCCGCATGACGCCACCCGCGGCAGCGATGAGCCCCCGCTTGACCTCGGGGATGCCGAACACGGCGTCGTCGGCCGCCACGATCAGGTCGGCCGCCAGCGCGAGCTCGCACCCGCCGGCCAGGGCGCTGCCCTCGACCGCGACGACGAGCGGCTTGGTGGGGGGCTGACCCGTGAGGCCCAGCGGGCCGCGTCGTTCGGTCACGGGGAACTCGCCGCGCGCCGCCGCCTTGAGGTCCATGCCGGCGCAGAACGTCCCGCCGGCACCCGTCAGCACGATCGCGCGGACGGTGTCGTCCGCCTCGGCGTCGTCGATCGCCCGCTCGAGCGCCGTGGCGGTGCGGGCGTCGATCGCGTTGCGCACCTGCGGACGATCGAGCGTCACGACGGCCACCGCACCGTCGCGCCGGGTCGTCACCGGCGCTGACGGCGGTGCCGGCAGAGCGGCGACCTTGCGGCGCAGCACCGTGACCGTGTCGCCGTCGAGACGCACCGATCGCCCGAGCGGATCGCCGTCCAGCGCGAACGCGATGACAGCAGGGGCGTCGCTGCGCACCAGCACCCGGTCTCCGTCCGGGGTCAGCGTGCTGAGGATGGCCGCCTCCGGCGCACCGTCGCGGGCGTACGGCACCGTGGTCGCCTCGACGACCACCTCGCCCTCGTAGCGGCGCAGAACTCGACGCGCGGCCGGGCGCTCGACCATGGGCCGCAGGTGCGCGAACGCCGTCGCGGGCGGCGTCGCCGAGTAGAGCCCCACGGAGTGCTTCGTGGCGTACCAGCCGAGCGACGTCGACAGGCCCGTGCTGGTCGGGTCGCCGCGCAGGATCGGCACCAGGGTCGCGATCGCGTGGGCGCCGTAGGCGTTGCCGGGCCCGCCCGCGAACGTCAGGCCGCCCGTGACCGACAGCGGACGATCCGGGTCGTCGACCGGCAGCCCCAGCGCGTCGGCCGCGATCTGCACCGCCGCTGGGAAGCACGAGTACAGGTCGACGTGTCGGACGTCGTCGATCGTCAGGCCAGCGTGGTCGAGCGCGGCCCGACCGGCCGTGCGGATCGCCGGCGACGTCGAGAAGTCGGCCCGCTGCGACACGAACCACTCGTCGCTGGCGGAGGCACCGGCCAGCACGAAGACCCACTTCTCCTGCGGGATGCCGGCGGCGTGGGCGGCGGCCACGCTCGTGACGACGATGCCCGCGGCGAGGTCGACCGTCAGGTTGGCGCACATCAGCTTGGTGTACGGATCGCTGATCGCCCGGTTGTCGGGGGTCGCCGTCGCGAGGTCGTCGGCCGCGACCGCGGTCGGGCTCCACGCGAAGGGGTTCGCCGCGGCGATGCGCGAGAAGCCCGACCACAGCCCGGCGATCGCGGCCCGGTGCGTCGCGACGTCGTGGCCGAGACGTCGGCGCACGGCCGACTCCATCAGGGCGTACATGAACACCGGAGCGCCGAGACCCACCGCGGTCTCGGCCTCGTGGTTGGCGACCCGGTCGTCGCCCACGACCCGGTCGGGTGCCGCGTCGTCGGGCTGCTCGGGCCAGTCGGGGCTGCGGCCGTCCTTCTGCAACGCGGCGAGGGTCGAGCCTGCCTCCGCGCCGGCCACCAGCACGATGCGCGACCGGCCGGACGCGACGGCGGCGGCCGCCTCGTTGACCAGCAGCTGAGATCCGTCGCCGCCGTAGGGCGTCGACTGCACGCGCTCGTCGGGCGTCGCGCCGACCGCCTCGGCCAGCAGCGCCGCCTGGTCGCGGTACGTCCACGAGGCGCTCGGGACGGCGTAGACCGCATCGGCCGCACGCAGCAGCTGCTCCCCCGCGCCGGAGTCGTCGGCGGCGGCTCGCAGCGCCCGAGCGGCCAGCGTCACGGGGTCGCCGTCGGGATCGGGCACGTGCTGGACGACCTGGCCGACGCCCACGACGACGGGGGTCGTCGGGTCGAGCAGCCGGCCGCTCGCGACGTGCAGCACGGGCTCGTCGCGGACGGTCCACGTCGGACGAGAGCCGGCCGAGCCCAGGGCAGCCAGCCGTCGGACGGAATCGGCCAGCGCGGTGTCGATGCTGCGCACGACGGTCGTGCCGATCGGACCTCGCAGCGGGGGCCCGTCGAGGCCGACGTCGACGCGGACGGTCGAACCGGCTCCGTCGGCAACGACGGAGCACCACAGGCCGAGCACGATGCCCATGGGACCGGTGCCTCGCAGCGCGAGTCCCTGATCGGTGA is a window encoding:
- a CDS encoding crotonase/enoyl-CoA hydratase family protein, encoding MSQKKSVRRRAVQAAGTASALAGMARNPETRKALLAGLPFDRLKGRGAAEGRGAAAEAAVDVPAPEGLEEFGRRSVSVASSPTAPMQLAEALHDLGRLPEWFALHSAWRGDPPGVVSTGDTFAQQILLMDIPAEVRWTAMAVTDQGLALRGTGPMGIVLGLWCSVVADGAGSTVRVDVGLDGPPLRGPIGTTVVRSIDTALADSVRRLAALGSAGSRPTWTVRDEPVLHVASGRLLDPTTPVVVGVGQVVQHVPDPDGDPVTLAARALRAAADDSGAGEQLLRAADAVYAVPSASWTYRDQAALLAEAVGATPDERVQSTPYGGDGSQLLVNEAAAAVASGRSRIVLVAGAEAGSTLAALQKDGRSPDWPEQPDDAAPDRVVGDDRVANHEAETAVGLGAPVFMYALMESAVRRRLGHDVATHRAAIAGLWSGFSRIAAANPFAWSPTAVAADDLATATPDNRAISDPYTKLMCANLTVDLAAGIVVTSVAAAHAAGIPQEKWVFVLAGASASDEWFVSQRADFSTSPAIRTAGRAALDHAGLTIDDVRHVDLYSCFPAAVQIAADALGLPVDDPDRPLSVTGGLTFAGGPGNAYGAHAIATLVPILRGDPTSTGLSTSLGWYATKHSVGLYSATPPATAFAHLRPMVERPAARRVLRRYEGEVVVEATTVPYARDGAPEAAILSTLTPDGDRVLVRSDAPAVIAFALDGDPLGRSVRLDGDTVTVLRRKVAALPAPPSAPVTTRRDGAVAVVTLDRPQVRNAIDARTATALERAIDDAEADDTVRAIVLTGAGGTFCAGMDLKAAARGEFPVTERRGPLGLTGQPPTKPLVVAVEGSALAGGCELALAADLIVAADDAVFGIPEVKRGLIAAAGGVMRLRDRLPRNIAMELTLTGEPMPASRLAELGLVNRVVAPGTTLDVALDLARRIAANAPLSVAVGKRMVDEAPGWELDEAFQQQSVMASPVIMSADSREGVTAFAEGREPVWTGR
- a CDS encoding SCO6745 family protein, which translates into the protein MTLRRSFWHAVETIHHVVYFSPDAKAAFEAVGLKGSWMGYFASRSVALGTPPPEVVVATFHGFAPRMVHRALPSAWQLASRDDILAARLDLARSTIAPGFEGVDVAELARGLQAGLAGLDLAGRPLAAGHRALPVPDDDLAAVWHAASTLREFRGDSHLAVLTAAGIDGAAANVLAVAAGMAMDGQQQLRGWTDEEWAAGADRLRSRGWIGDDDSITEAGIIARTQIETDTDHATAAGISAEAVEHFSSVAALAVQASKQIVAAGIDPTGH
- a CDS encoding SCO6745 family protein — its product is MTQNRAFWRSIEAVHDVVYFAPDAKQRYEALGLKGYWMGYVASRSAALGTPSPTTVTALFHGFAPALVRRALPDAWERATPADVLEARLTIARDALAPVLDGVDVDRVARELEQVVAGLDFAGKPLAAAHADVPAPGDEVGRLWHAATVVREYRGDCHVAVLTAAGLDGASANALAVAAGLAPAEQRTVRGWTEEEWDDAVSRLGTRGWVDSTGALTDTGRSARAQIEDTTDRVCAAGLDRHATGRAITVEAALTGIARNLDHAGAVPYPNPTAVPRP